A region of the Arenibacter antarcticus genome:
TTTGGAATAAAGGCAGGTCTAAACTATGGCGCCAACGGGGATTATTTTGAGTCTACCGAAAACGCATATAAGGACCCCAAGAGCAACGTGGGCTACCATGTTGGGATTTTCGGCAAGCTGGGGGACAAAATTTATTTCCGTCCCGAATTGGTATATACCAAGACCAAATCGGATTATGACAACAATAGTTTGGCGATGAGCAAATTAGATGCTCCCCTTTTATTAGGCGTTAACCTTATTGGGCCACTTCAAGTTTTCGCAGGTCCTGCGTTCCAGTATATTTTGGATACAGATTACGATGGTATCACTATAGGGGATGTAGAAGATGATTTCACTGTAGGACTCAATGTGGGCGTTGGAATCGCATTCGGAAAATTCGGAATCGATCTAAGGTATGAAAGAGGATTTAGCGAGAATGAGGTAACTGTAGTTGATGGTGTATTTTCTGGAGACAGAATCGACACCAGACCCGATCAATTGATCTTGAGCTTGGGAATTAGCCTTTAATAGTACTTAGCAAGAAGTCGCACTAGAGTTTTACTTGCTTAAAAGTTATTGGAACCGTCCATCAAATTAATTTGATGGACGGTTTTTTTTTAGACCTCATTAACCGGGAAATCATTTAAAAAATCAATTCTATGTTGGGCGTTCCCCTA
Encoded here:
- a CDS encoding outer membrane beta-barrel protein produces the protein MKKTVLLAAFALISITAFAQKDPGFGIKAGLNYGANGDYFESTENAYKDPKSNVGYHVGIFGKLGDKIYFRPELVYTKTKSDYDNNSLAMSKLDAPLLLGVNLIGPLQVFAGPAFQYILDTDYDGITIGDVEDDFTVGLNVGVGIAFGKFGIDLRYERGFSENEVTVVDGVFSGDRIDTRPDQLILSLGISL